The Temnothorax longispinosus isolate EJ_2023e unplaced genomic scaffold, Tlon_JGU_v1 HiC_scaffold_668, whole genome shotgun sequence genome includes a region encoding these proteins:
- the LOC139824912 gene encoding uncharacterized protein yields MKKFVQSNVNCNHQQMLKLKLLDESTNVMYSIEVGKEDYNRAHKDNDFANVLLEKAKALRSNYKNSTPSNCSTSPVVPSTVDNNKPSCSKSSVDLINIWFFLNSNEGRWTHEATLLLISLYKENAYMLGKVPQKKMWTQICQRIKHEQKYNFTVNQCYNKMDTLKRRYRQIIDHNAQSGNDRKQWIYLEPLDEIFRDKPWVKPLSVAGSHTRDPEKSLFDDNEQEPSTKQRKISLNEERANYLRASLEEKRIKREETAANYRTEKLKILKKLKEVFKK; encoded by the exons atgaagaaatttgtGCAATCCAATGTTAACTGTAATCATCAACAAATGTTAAAGTTGAAATTGCTTGATGAATCAACAAATGTTATGTATAGTATAGAAGTAGGAAAAGAAGATTACAATCGTGCTCATAAAG ataatgaTTTTGCCAACGTGCTTCTGGAGAAAGCGAAAGCATTACGTTCAAATTACAAAAACTCTACACCTAGTAACTGTAGTACCTCTCCTGTAGTACCTTCAACAGTTGATAACAATAAACCAAGTTGTTCGAAGAGTAGTGTT gatttaataaatatttggttttttttaaattcaaatgaGGGGCGATGGACACACGAAGCCACGCTTTTGCTAATCTCATTGTATAAAGAAAACGCGTATATGCTAGGGAAAGTTcctcaaaaaaaaatgtggacGCAAATTTGCCAACGTATAAAAcatgaacaaaaatataactttacgGTTAatcaatgttataataaaatggatACTTTAAAAAGACGATATCGTCAGATTATTGATCATAACGCTCAAAGTGGAAATGACAGGAAACAATGGATATATTTAGag CCATTAGATGAGATCTTTCGCGACAAACCTTGGGTAAAACCATTATCTGTAGCAGGATCGCATACACGAGATcctgaaaaatctttatttgatGATAATGAACAGGAGCCATCAACTA aacaaAGGAAGATCTCATTAAATGAAGAAAGAGCTAATTATTTACGGGCATCActcgaagaaaaaagaataaaaagagaagaaactgCAGCTAATTATagaacagaaaaattaaaaatattaaaaaaacttaaagaagtttttaaaaaatga